A single window of Prionailurus viverrinus isolate Anna chromosome F1, UM_Priviv_1.0, whole genome shotgun sequence DNA harbors:
- the LOC125155780 gene encoding LOW QUALITY PROTEIN: olfactory receptor 10R2-like (The sequence of the model RefSeq protein was modified relative to this genomic sequence to represent the inferred CDS: deleted 3 bases in 2 codons) → MANSSRVTEFLLLGSSSLGEFQPVLFVLFLGLYLIIPSGNRTLLSVIRLDRSLHTPMSFFLCVLSTSEVFYTIVTLPRMLINLLSVLRTLSFLGCATQMFFFLGFAVTNCLLLGVTGYDCYAAICQPSRYPVLVNWRVCAQWAAICIVSGFLVSLVGTTLVFSLPLWLQQRANKSGSNKVNYYFCDISPVIRLACAETYTNELVFFICGALVLVVPLLFFCTSYGFVVHTILKIPWADGKRKALPTCASHLTVVIVHHGCASSVYLQPSAKYSSGKDRPVTATYTIITPLLNPMVYSLRNRGLQLAIREMITKTGFSLKTL, encoded by the exons ATGGCCAATTCCTCCCGGGTCACTGAATTCCTGCTGCTGGGTTCCTCCAGCCTCGGCGAATTTCAGCCTGTCCTGTTTGTCCTCTTTCTCGGCCTCTATTTGATCATCCCGAGTGGGAACCGCACCCTCTTGTCCGTCATCCGGCTGGACCGCagcctccacacccccatgtcc tttttcctctgtgtcCTTTCAACCTCGGAGGTCTTCTACACCATTGTTACCCTGCCCAGGATGCTTATCAACCTGCTCTCTGTCCTCAGGACACTCTCCTTCTTGggctgtgccacccagatgtTCTTCTTCCTTGGCTTTGCCGTCACCAACTGCCTGCTTCTGGGAGTTACGGGTTATGACTGCTATGCCGCCATCTGCCAGCCTTCGCGCTACCCAGTTCTTGTGAACTGGAGGGTATGTGCCCAGTGGGCAGCAATCTGTATTGTTAGTGGCTTCCTAGTATCTCTGGTGGGAACAACTTTGGTCTTCAGCCTCCCTCTCTGGCTCCAACAGAGAGCCAACAAG AGTGGCTCCAACAAGGTCAACTACTACTTTTGCGACATCTCACCAGTCATCCGACTTGCCTGTGCTGAAACGTACACCAATGAGCTGGTCTTCTTCATCTGTGGCGCCTTGGTGCTAGTTGTGCCCTTGCTCTTCTTCTGCACCTCTTACGGCTTCGTTGTCCACACCATCCTGAAGATCCCGTGGGCTGACGGCAAGCGGAAAGCCCTCCCCACCTGTGCCTCCCACCTCACTGTGGTCATCGTCCACCATGGCTGTGCCTCCTCTGTCTACCTGCAGCCCTCAGCCAAATACTCATCAGGCAAAGACAGACCAGTGACAGCAACCTACACCATCATCACCCCACTGTTGAACCCTATGGTGTACAGCCTTAGGAACAGAGGTTTGCAGCTGGCCATTCGGGAAATGATCACAAAGACGGGGTTTTCTCTTAAGACTTTATAA
- the LOC125155485 gene encoding olfactory receptor 10K1-like, whose amino-acid sequence MERGNGTLVTEFVFLGFSSLAGLQRLLFVAFLPLYLFTLGTNAIIISTIVLDRALHTPMYFFLAVLSCSETCYTFVIVPKMLVDLLAQKKTISFLGCAIQMFSFLFLGCSHSFLLAAMGYDRYVAICNPLRYTEFMGHGVCVGLVAAACACGFTIAQIITSMVFRLPFRASNQLRHYFCDIAPVLAVASHHSRLSQLVIFMIGVFVLVVPLLLILISYIRIISAILKIPSSTGRYKAFSTCASHLIVVTVHYGCASFIYLRPKSSYSSSQDTLISVSYTILTPLFNPMIYSLRNQEFKSALRRVMGHTSYPIN is encoded by the coding sequence ATGGAGCGGGGCAACGGGACCCTGGTGACAGAGTTCGTCTTCCTCGGCTTCTCCTCTCTGGCCGGGCTGCAGCGGCTGCTCTTTGttgccttcctgcctctctaCCTATTCACTCTGGGCACGAATGCCATCATCATTTCCACCATCGTGCTAGACAGAGCCCttcacacccccatgtacttcttcctcgcTGTCCTCTCTTGCTCTGAGACCTGCTACACCTTCGTCATCGTACCCAAGATGCTGGTTGACCTCCTGGCCCAGAAGAAGACCATCTCCTTCCTGGGCTGTGCCATCCAGATGTTCAGCTTCCTCTTCCTCGGCTGCTCTCACTCCTTCCTGCTGGCGGCCATGGGGTATGACCGCTACGTGGCCATCTGTAACCCTCTGCGCTACACGGAGTTCATGGGACACGGGGTGTGTGTGGGACTCGTGGCTGCTGCCTGTGCCTGTGGCTTTACTATCGCACAGATTATCACGTCCATGGTATTCCGCCTGCCCTTCCGCGCCTCCAACCAGCTCCGTCACTACTTTTGTGACATCGCCCCTGTCCTCGCGGTGGCATCGCACCACTCACGCCTCAGCCAGTTGGTCATATTCATGATTGGTGTGTTTGTCTTGGTCGTTCCCCTGCTACTTATCCTGATCTCCTACATTCGTATCATTTCCGCCATTCTGAAGATCCCATCCTCCACCGGCAGGTACAAGGCTTTCTCCACCTGTGCCTCTCATCTCATCGTGGTAACTGTTCATTATGGTTGTGCCTCTTTCATCTACTTAAGGCCCAAGTCCAGCTACTCCTCAAGTCAAGACACCCTCATATCTGTGTCCTACACCATCCTGACTCCGCTGTTCAATCCAATGATTTACAGTCTGAGAAATCAGGAGTTCAAGTCAGCCCTTCGAAGGGTAATGGGCCATACTTCATATCCTATTAACTAA